A window of Deltaproteobacteria bacterium contains these coding sequences:
- a CDS encoding phosphoglucosamine mutase: protein MGKLFGTDGVRGVANEYPMTADMALRIGMAVAHLFKRAGHQPRIIIGKDTRLSCYMLEHALVSGICSMGVDAFLVGPMPTPGVAFLTGSMRADAGIVISASHNPFQDNGIKIFSGDGYKLPDEKEMEIEELILSNDMGGLHPSPRELGKAYNIEGARGRYIVFAKNTFPKEVTLEGIKIVLDTSNGATYRVAPSTFFEMGADVHTIFSDPDGENINDRCGSQHPEVLAAEVVEKGADAGFAFDGDGDRCIAVDEKGTVLTGDQIMAICAKMMKDEGSLKNNLVVETVMSNIGFGQALKQLGIEKATAPVGDRYVLEMMKERGSVLGGEDSGHVIFLNHHTTGDGIITAIQVLRAMKREGKPLSELAKIMKVFPQKLINIDVRSKPDIKTVPEIMQVIGDVENKLGDKGRVLVRYSGTQNMCRVMVEGPSDEETERYCKQIADVVKERIG from the coding sequence ATGGGTAAACTTTTCGGTACCGACGGTGTCAGGGGAGTCGCGAACGAATATCCCATGACCGCTGACATGGCGTTGCGGATCGGCATGGCCGTGGCCCATCTTTTCAAGCGTGCCGGGCATCAGCCGAGGATCATTATTGGAAAGGACACGCGGCTTTCCTGTTACATGCTCGAGCATGCCCTTGTTTCCGGTATCTGCTCCATGGGAGTGGACGCTTTCCTGGTCGGTCCCATGCCCACGCCGGGGGTTGCCTTTCTGACGGGCAGCATGCGGGCCGACGCGGGCATCGTCATATCGGCGTCCCACAACCCTTTTCAGGACAACGGGATCAAGATCTTTTCCGGGGACGGCTACAAGCTGCCCGATGAAAAAGAGATGGAGATCGAAGAACTGATTCTTTCGAACGACATGGGGGGGCTTCATCCATCACCGCGGGAACTTGGCAAGGCTTATAATATCGAAGGAGCCCGGGGGCGCTACATCGTGTTCGCCAAGAACACCTTTCCGAAGGAAGTAACCCTCGAGGGCATAAAGATCGTGCTTGATACCTCGAACGGCGCCACGTACCGGGTGGCCCCGAGCACCTTTTTCGAGATGGGGGCCGACGTGCATACCATCTTTTCCGATCCCGACGGGGAGAACATCAATGACCGGTGCGGGTCCCAGCACCCGGAAGTGCTGGCCGCCGAGGTGGTTGAAAAAGGTGCCGACGCGGGCTTCGCCTTTGACGGCGATGGTGACCGGTGCATTGCCGTCGATGAGAAGGGGACCGTCCTGACGGGAGACCAGATCATGGCCATCTGCGCGAAGATGATGAAGGATGAGGGATCGCTCAAGAACAACCTGGTGGTTGAGACGGTCATGAGCAATATCGGGTTCGGCCAGGCCCTGAAACAGCTCGGCATCGAGAAGGCGACGGCGCCGGTGGGTGACCGGTATGTCCTTGAAATGATGAAGGAACGGGGATCGGTTCTTGGTGGAGAAGACTCGGGGCATGTCATTTTCCTCAACCATCACACCACCGGGGACGGCATCATAACGGCGATCCAGGTCCTCAGGGCAATGAAACGCGAGGGGAAGCCGCTTTCCGAACTGGCGAAGATCATGAAGGTGTTCCCCCAGAAACTGATAAACATCGACGTACGATCGAAACCGGACATCAAGACGGTCCCGGAGATCATGCAGGTGATCGGCGACGTTGAGAACAAGCTTGGCGACAAGGGACGGGTCCTTGTCCGGTATTCCGGCACCCAGAACATGTGCCGGGTCATGGTGGAAGGCCCCTCCGACGAGGAGACGGAGCGGTATTGCAAGCAGATAGCTGACGTAGTGAAGGAACGGATCGGATAA
- a CDS encoding acetyl-CoA carboxylase biotin carboxyl carrier protein subunit, protein MAEEIRAPMPGSIVEILVAVGDEVEEDDELLILEAMKMENPVCAPSAGVVKEILVSPKEKVEVDQLLIVLE, encoded by the coding sequence ATGGCGGAAGAGATCAGGGCCCCCATGCCGGGCAGTATCGTGGAGATCCTGGTGGCTGTGGGAGATGAGGTAGAGGAAGACGACGAGCTTCTCATTCTTGAAGCGATGAAAATGGAAAATCCCGTGTGCGCGCCCTCGGCGGGCGTGGTGAAGGAAATTCTTGTCAGCCCGAAGGAAAAGGTCGAGGTGGACCAACTCCTGATCGTTCTCGAGTAA
- a CDS encoding cytidylate kinase-like family protein, with the protein MITEHTQQRTDKLIEEQVRKWELEKSARKKRGKLPKPVITISRQPGSGSHLIAPLIAEEFEIDLFDDKIIDEVAESARMSEKVIASLDEKMRSTLDNWIQFLKTTRWMMADKYLFHLTKVIGTAGRHGGAVIIGRGANLILPPDETLRIRLIAPMEVKIQNLSEGLKISVKEAERKVIQMEAERKAFIKKLFKVDIDDPIHYDLIINTQYVGMNAIIDIVKATMKQKKLPSRRTTDAKSE; encoded by the coding sequence ATGATTACCGAGCACACGCAGCAACGGACAGACAAACTTATTGAGGAGCAGGTTCGAAAGTGGGAATTGGAGAAGAGCGCGCGCAAAAAACGGGGAAAGCTCCCGAAACCGGTGATCACCATTTCCCGCCAACCGGGCAGCGGTTCCCACCTGATCGCCCCGCTCATCGCCGAGGAATTCGAAATCGACCTCTTTGACGACAAAATAATCGATGAAGTGGCCGAAAGCGCCCGCATGAGCGAAAAGGTGATCGCTTCCCTGGACGAAAAGATGCGGAGCACTCTCGACAACTGGATCCAGTTCCTGAAAACCACCCGCTGGATGATGGCGGACAAGTATCTCTTTCACCTGACAAAGGTCATCGGCACGGCGGGAAGGCACGGGGGTGCCGTCATCATCGGCCGCGGGGCCAATCTGATCCTCCCTCCCGATGAAACGCTCCGGATACGGCTCATCGCCCCCATGGAAGTAAAGATACAGAACCTCTCCGAGGGGCTCAAAATCTCTGTAAAGGAAGCGGAGCGGAAAGTGATCCAGATGGAGGCCGAACGGAAGGCGTTCATCAAGAAACTTTTCAAGGTCGATATCGACGACCCCATTCATTACGACCTGATCATCAACACACAGTATGTAGGCATGAACGCGATCATCGACATAGTGAAGGCCACTATGAAGCAGAAGAAACTCCCCTCACGGCGCACGACCGACGCAAAGAGCGAATAA
- a CDS encoding 6-phosphogluconolactonase translates to MFRVIITRDFDHMSEVAARLVLDDIRKRCDGQERYVLGLATGNSPTGLYKHFAKAANAGHVDSSKIESFNLDEYVGLPGENAQQRALHPESYSFFMVQELFGLLRKKFRETNVPWGTLIDQEKLMAELEANPDDWAEQGADKGKAIVIRKDARSGYLRWVRNDILDAYAAKIKERGGIDLHVIGVGGRGHVAFHEAGIPFEGNEILLVKLDDNTVSNAVSDGHFASIEESPRYAISMGAELVYRARTVLLLANGPRKAEPVAASLLEEPSPAVPISYGQKLAKQGGTMLYVIDRAAAEQVIGHREIIEDRGVVIEDISGERPERMVADLRFSRNPETCLME, encoded by the coding sequence ATGTTCAGAGTGATCATTACGAGAGATTTCGATCATATGAGCGAAGTGGCCGCGCGCCTGGTTCTCGATGATATCAGGAAACGATGTGACGGGCAGGAGCGCTATGTGCTGGGCCTCGCGACGGGGAACAGTCCCACGGGACTGTACAAGCATTTCGCGAAGGCGGCGAACGCTGGTCATGTGGACAGCTCGAAGATAGAAAGTTTCAATCTTGACGAATATGTGGGGCTTCCCGGAGAGAACGCCCAGCAGCGGGCGCTGCATCCCGAGAGTTACAGTTTTTTCATGGTCCAGGAACTCTTCGGCCTGCTTCGAAAGAAGTTCCGCGAGACGAACGTCCCCTGGGGTACGCTGATCGATCAGGAGAAGCTGATGGCGGAACTGGAGGCGAACCCCGATGACTGGGCGGAACAGGGGGCCGACAAGGGGAAGGCCATCGTGATCAGGAAAGACGCCCGCTCCGGGTACCTCCGGTGGGTGCGGAACGACATTCTTGATGCCTACGCGGCGAAGATAAAGGAACGGGGCGGCATCGATCTCCACGTCATCGGCGTCGGCGGCCGCGGTCACGTTGCCTTTCACGAAGCGGGGATCCCCTTTGAAGGCAACGAGATACTCCTGGTGAAGCTTGACGATAACACCGTTTCCAATGCCGTAAGCGACGGACACTTCGCGAGCATCGAGGAAAGCCCCCGCTACGCCATATCCATGGGTGCCGAACTCGTATACCGGGCCCGCACGGTCCTGCTTCTGGCCAACGGGCCGCGGAAAGCGGAACCCGTGGCGGCGTCCCTGCTGGAAGAGCCGTCACCGGCGGTGCCCATATCCTACGGCCAGAAGTTGGCGAAGCAGGGCGGCACCATGCTGTATGTCATTGACCGGGCCGCCGCCGAGCAGGTCATCGGCCATCGGGAGATCATTGAGGACCGGGGTGTCGTCATCGAGGACATCAGCGGTGAACGGCCGGAACGGATGGTCGCCGACCTCCGGTTTTCCAGGAATCCCGAGACCTGCCTCATGGAATGA
- a CDS encoding sodium:solute symporter family protein yields the protein MNSVIVIVFFLGMILVGVLSMRRITSADSYYVADRGGGTAAITGSLLATTVGGSSTIGLAGLGYQKGLVGAWWMLAGVVGLTVLSLWLAGRVRESGVYTLPGILEQQYGERGTKIAASVLIVTAWLGIIAGQIVAAGKIMAVLWPENLTMLMGIAAAVFILYTVLGGQYSILRTDGIQALIIGAGTLVCFVASLRAAGTAGIAYHLPRSFFSFPVNPGFGWIDLLVFLLFVGSTFLVGPDIYSRVLCSRDTRTARRALLLTAAVMIPLAFLITAIGMSARVLFPEIAPESAFPVLIGTVVPAGFNGLVIAALLAAVMSSADTCLLTTGTIIAVDVVDPLSRSRISGERLLSISRVAIILIGLLSLFIALKLRGVIASLLLGYTVFSAGLLMPVLFGFYKDRFALRAAGVYVSIAGCGGLALALKLAGCDRAILITLPLSVLLLFAGSRLGRRWEERT from the coding sequence ATGAACAGCGTTATCGTCATAGTCTTTTTCCTGGGGATGATCCTCGTGGGCGTCCTCAGCATGCGACGCATCACAAGTGCCGACAGTTACTATGTGGCCGACCGCGGGGGCGGAACGGCGGCCATTACCGGATCATTGCTGGCCACCACCGTAGGAGGCTCCAGTACGATCGGCCTCGCCGGTCTCGGCTACCAGAAAGGTCTGGTCGGCGCCTGGTGGATGCTGGCGGGCGTCGTGGGCCTGACCGTTCTGTCATTGTGGCTCGCGGGACGGGTCCGGGAAAGCGGGGTCTATACCCTTCCCGGTATTCTCGAGCAGCAGTACGGGGAGCGGGGAACAAAAATAGCCGCCTCGGTCCTGATCGTGACGGCCTGGCTGGGGATCATCGCGGGACAGATCGTCGCGGCGGGAAAGATCATGGCCGTCCTCTGGCCGGAGAACCTCACGATGCTCATGGGCATCGCCGCCGCCGTTTTCATCCTGTATACCGTTCTGGGCGGCCAGTATTCCATCCTGCGGACCGACGGGATCCAGGCGCTTATCATCGGCGCGGGGACTCTGGTCTGCTTCGTTGCGAGCCTGCGCGCCGCAGGTACGGCGGGCATCGCGTACCACCTGCCCCGTTCCTTTTTTTCCTTTCCCGTCAATCCCGGCTTCGGCTGGATCGACCTCCTGGTCTTCCTCCTGTTCGTGGGGTCAACCTTCCTGGTGGGGCCCGATATCTATTCCCGGGTGCTTTGTTCGAGGGATACCCGGACGGCCCGCAGGGCGCTTCTGCTGACGGCCGCCGTCATGATACCCCTGGCGTTCCTGATCACCGCCATCGGCATGTCGGCGCGGGTGCTCTTTCCGGAAATAGCCCCGGAGAGCGCCTTCCCCGTCCTGATCGGAACGGTCGTCCCGGCAGGGTTCAACGGCCTTGTCATCGCGGCGCTGCTGGCGGCGGTCATGTCATCGGCGGACACATGCCTGCTGACGACGGGGACCATCATCGCCGTTGACGTCGTCGATCCCCTGTCCCGGTCCCGCATCAGCGGGGAGCGTCTCCTGTCCATCTCACGGGTGGCGATCATCCTGATCGGCCTGCTGTCCCTCTTTATCGCCCTGAAGCTGCGGGGGGTCATCGCTTCCCTGCTGCTCGGATATACGGTCTTTTCAGCGGGTCTGCTCATGCCCGTTCTGTTCGGTTTTTACAAGGATCGCTTTGCGTTGCGCGCCGCCGGGGTGTATGTGTCCATAGCCGGCTGCGGGGGGCTCGCCCTGGCTCTGAAGCTGGCGGGCTGTGACCGGGCGATCCTCATTACTCTTCCCCTTTCGGTGCTGCTGCTTTTTGCCGGGAGCCGCCTGGGCCGCCGATGGGAGGAAAGGACATAG
- a CDS encoding iron transporter, giving the protein MRDNNRLMQLREALTEGVRKGWSGFLWMMKIIIPVSFLTMLLAWSGVLERLNPLIGPAMNVLHLPSAAALPLLIGMLTGIYGGIASMAVLPFTTEEMTLIAIFLLIAHNLIQESIIQGKSGVNPFVALIFRLCFATVTVLIVAPFLGMEGAGTGVPVAAAETVEHSLRDALTEWAGTTLVLSIQIFGIIMGILTSLEILKALGWTDHIVRAFTPLLKIMGLSRQVAVLWMTAVIFGLSYGGAVIVEEARAGNITREELRELHLSIGINHSMIEDPTLFLPLGIGAFWLWVPRFVMALAAVRLLTLWYRLRARVTGVTGGPDGNPSN; this is encoded by the coding sequence ATGCGTGACAATAATCGGCTGATGCAATTACGGGAAGCTCTCACCGAAGGTGTGCGCAAGGGGTGGTCGGGTTTTCTGTGGATGATGAAGATCATCATCCCCGTTTCGTTCCTGACGATGCTCCTGGCATGGAGCGGCGTGCTCGAACGTTTGAATCCCCTCATCGGCCCCGCCATGAACGTGCTTCACCTGCCGTCGGCGGCGGCCCTGCCACTGCTCATCGGCATGCTGACCGGCATCTACGGCGGTATCGCCTCCATGGCCGTCCTGCCCTTCACCACGGAAGAAATGACCCTCATTGCCATCTTTCTGCTCATCGCCCATAACCTTATCCAGGAAAGTATCATTCAAGGCAAATCGGGGGTGAATCCCTTCGTGGCGCTTATTTTCCGTCTCTGTTTCGCCACCGTTACCGTCCTTATCGTGGCACCCTTTCTCGGGATGGAGGGAGCGGGAACGGGGGTACCGGTAGCGGCGGCGGAAACGGTCGAGCATTCTCTGCGGGACGCGCTCACCGAATGGGCGGGAACGACCCTGGTCCTCAGCATCCAGATATTCGGGATCATCATGGGGATCCTCACCAGCCTGGAGATCCTGAAGGCCCTGGGCTGGACAGACCACATCGTCCGCGCCTTCACCCCGCTCCTGAAGATCATGGGTCTCAGCCGGCAGGTGGCCGTCCTCTGGATGACGGCGGTCATTTTCGGACTCTCTTACGGCGGGGCCGTCATCGTCGAGGAGGCCCGCGCCGGCAATATCACGAGAGAGGAGCTCCGTGAGCTCCATCTTTCCATCGGCATCAACCATTCCATGATCGAGGACCCGACCCTTTTCCTCCCTTTGGGCATCGGCGCCTTCTGGCTCTGGGTGCCGCGCTTTGTAATGGCGCTGGCAGCGGTCAGGCTCCTGACCCTGTGGTACCGGTTGCGAGCGAGGGTCACCGGCGTGACCGGCGGCCCGGACGGAAACCCGTCCAATTAA
- a CDS encoding ribonuclease D, producing MDKTKELERARAHIGNASIIAVDTEYDSFRYFREKLCLIQIRAESVTYLVDPLADIDMAMLREPFGDPRILKVMHAGDNDIRLLGRDYGFTVNPVFDTHRAASLLGNSHLALSSIVADYLGAELIKTKRLQRSRWDQRPLSDEQIHYAVRDTIFLIDLYRVLETRLREEGLDEKARETFTAMTKLRWNEKTFDPDGYYRIPGVEELDGDQCERLRKLYHWRFETAERTNRSRFMIFSDQELLALALLPAGSPDDRDLRHILTPRKIAEYGDELAEILGAAVVEGRG from the coding sequence GTGGACAAAACGAAAGAACTGGAACGAGCGCGAGCGCATATCGGGAACGCATCGATCATTGCCGTGGATACCGAATACGATTCGTTTCGATATTTTCGGGAAAAACTGTGCCTGATACAGATACGGGCCGAATCGGTCACCTATCTCGTTGATCCTCTTGCCGACATCGATATGGCGATGCTTCGGGAGCCCTTCGGAGATCCCCGCATCCTGAAGGTCATGCATGCCGGGGATAACGATATCCGCCTGCTGGGCCGTGATTACGGGTTCACGGTAAACCCGGTGTTCGACACGCACCGGGCGGCATCACTTCTGGGAAACTCCCACCTGGCCCTTTCTTCGATCGTGGCCGATTACCTGGGTGCGGAGCTGATAAAAACAAAGCGGCTGCAGCGGTCACGATGGGATCAGCGCCCCCTGTCGGATGAACAGATACATTATGCCGTGCGGGACACGATTTTTCTCATCGATCTTTACCGGGTGCTCGAAACCCGTCTGCGTGAAGAAGGTCTGGATGAAAAGGCCCGGGAAACCTTCACGGCCATGACGAAACTGCGCTGGAATGAAAAAACCTTTGATCCCGATGGATATTACAGGATACCGGGCGTTGAGGAACTGGACGGGGACCAGTGTGAACGGCTGCGGAAACTGTATCACTGGCGGTTTGAAACGGCTGAAAGGACGAACCGCTCGCGGTTCATGATATTCAGCGATCAGGAACTGCTCGCACTGGCGCTCCTGCCGGCCGGATCGCCGGATGACCGGGACCTCCGGCACATCCTTACGCCGCGGAAGATCGCCGAATACGGCGATGAGCTTGCCGAGATCCTTGGAGCAGCGGTTGTGGAGGGGCGGGGATGA
- a CDS encoding geranylgeranyl reductase family protein, translating to MYDLAIVGGGPAGSSAGRTAALRGLRTLILEKTHFPRYKACAGGLSLRILRHLDFSLPPELCEKNITGGFIHIRGRKLEGRGKMPLATMVTRSAFDAFLLEKAREAGAEIRMGQRVIDVEERGNCVELSTTGGACRARFVVIAEGAQGRLKERVRRRDRRNEYGICLVTEISERNDVIDDRLPGMVEIHFDAVSNGYGWIFPHDGYYSVGIGSLAAILPRPQRTMAGFLHDRGFESACRVRGHVIPAGGIRRRVVRSRVMLCGDAAGFVDPLTGEGLPYAIRSGQIAASVAADTLAGSGEPGPARRYERLCRGEFGGNLRYALLSAKIIYGTPSLFYRVLTGTAGSLEKYLETSLEEGQYASYLRWLVPRLPARIFSRGR from the coding sequence ATGTACGACCTGGCGATAGTCGGCGGCGGACCCGCGGGTTCCTCGGCGGGACGGACGGCCGCCCTTCGGGGGCTTCGAACCCTTATCCTTGAGAAGACCCATTTCCCCCGGTACAAGGCCTGCGCGGGCGGTCTTTCGCTTCGGATCCTCCGCCATCTCGACTTTTCCCTCCCTCCCGAACTTTGTGAAAAGAATATCACCGGCGGGTTTATTCATATCCGGGGCCGAAAGCTCGAAGGACGAGGGAAAATGCCGCTGGCCACGATGGTGACGAGAAGCGCCTTTGATGCCTTCCTTCTTGAAAAGGCCCGGGAAGCCGGCGCCGAGATCAGAATGGGTCAGCGGGTCATCGATGTGGAGGAACGCGGAAACTGCGTCGAGTTGAGCACGACGGGCGGGGCCTGCCGGGCGCGGTTCGTCGTGATCGCCGAGGGTGCGCAGGGACGTTTGAAAGAGCGTGTTCGAAGGCGTGATCGGAGGAACGAATACGGTATCTGTCTTGTAACTGAAATATCCGAGAGGAATGACGTCATCGACGACCGTCTCCCCGGCATGGTGGAGATCCACTTCGACGCCGTGTCGAACGGATACGGCTGGATATTTCCTCATGACGGGTATTATTCCGTGGGCATCGGCTCTCTGGCAGCCATTCTCCCGCGGCCGCAGAGAACAATGGCGGGATTTCTTCACGACCGCGGCTTTGAAAGTGCCTGCCGCGTGCGGGGCCATGTCATTCCCGCCGGCGGTATCAGGCGCAGGGTTGTTCGTTCCCGGGTAATGCTCTGCGGGGACGCGGCGGGTTTTGTCGATCCCCTGACCGGAGAAGGGCTCCCTTACGCGATCCGGTCCGGGCAGATCGCGGCATCCGTTGCGGCAGACACCCTGGCCGGGTCAGGTGAACCCGGTCCGGCACGAAGATATGAACGCCTGTGCCGCGGCGAATTCGGCGGCAATCTTCGGTACGCGCTCCTGTCCGCGAAGATCATTTACGGGACCCCGTCCCTTTTTTACCGGGTCCTGACGGGAACCGCGGGGTCCCTCGAAAAATATCTGGAAACATCCCTTGAAGAAGGACAGTACGCCTCCTATCTTCGCTGGCTCGTTCCCCGCCTCCCCGCTCGTATTTTCTCGCGGGGCCGCTGA